One window of Salegentibacter sp. Hel_I_6 genomic DNA carries:
- the katG gene encoding catalase/peroxidase HPI has translation MEKHNQSNNSDNHKVWDVNESSRCPFMGGSLNKTAGSGTSNRDWWPNQLNLSILRQHSNISNPMGEDFNYAEEFKSLDLAAVKKDIFDLMEDSQEWWPADYGHYGPFFIRMAWHSAGTYRIGDGRGGASSGSQRFAPLNSWPDNANLDKARLLLWPIKQKYGRKISWADLMILTGNCALESMGLETFGFGGGREDIWEPEEDIYWGSEGEWLGNEERYSEDKELESPLGASHMGLIYVNPEGPNGNPDPIGAAKDIRETFGRMAMNDYETVALIAGGHTFGKTHGAADANEYVGAEPAGGSIEEMGLGWKNSFGNGKAENTITSGIEGAWTQTPTRWSNSFFDNLFGFDWECHKGPGGAFQWKPKDGAGAGTVPDAHDPDKKHAPFMLTTDLALKEDPEYLKVSKHFHENPEEFAEAFSKAWYKLTHRDMGPLSRYLGPEVPSEELIWQDPVPKVDHELINDKDVAGLKKKILDSGLSVSQLVSTAWASASTFRGSDKRGGANGARIRLEPQRHWEVNNPPQLQKVITKLEEIKKEFNDAQSGNKKVSVADLIVLGGCVAIKKAAADAGYDIGVPFTPGRTDATAEQTDVEAFEPLEPNADGFRNYARNRDNISASAEEMLVDKAQLLTLTPPEMTVLVGGMRVLDTNFDGSKHGVFTDRQGQLTNDFFKNILDMRTTWKATSDAQNEFEGSNRSTKEVKWTGSRVDLIFGSNSELRALAEVYGCVDSEEKFVKDFVKAWDKVMNLDRFDLV, from the coding sequence ATGGAAAAACACAATCAATCAAACAATTCCGATAATCACAAAGTATGGGATGTAAATGAATCTAGTCGCTGTCCCTTTATGGGTGGCTCTCTTAATAAGACTGCCGGTAGCGGAACTTCAAATCGAGATTGGTGGCCTAATCAATTGAACTTATCAATTTTAAGACAACACTCTAATATATCTAACCCTATGGGGGAAGATTTTAATTATGCTGAAGAATTTAAAAGCCTTGATCTTGCCGCTGTTAAGAAGGATATCTTTGATCTAATGGAAGATTCCCAGGAATGGTGGCCTGCGGATTATGGTCATTACGGACCTTTCTTTATTCGTATGGCCTGGCACAGTGCCGGAACCTACCGTATAGGTGATGGTCGTGGGGGAGCCAGTTCGGGTTCTCAACGATTTGCACCCCTAAACAGCTGGCCGGATAATGCCAACCTTGATAAAGCCCGCTTATTACTTTGGCCTATCAAACAGAAGTATGGAAGAAAAATTTCCTGGGCAGATTTGATGATTTTGACCGGAAATTGCGCTTTAGAATCTATGGGATTAGAAACCTTCGGATTTGGCGGTGGCCGTGAAGATATTTGGGAACCGGAGGAAGATATCTACTGGGGGTCTGAAGGCGAATGGCTGGGAAATGAAGAACGATATTCAGAAGATAAGGAACTTGAAAGTCCGCTGGGAGCTTCTCACATGGGACTTATTTATGTAAATCCTGAAGGACCTAATGGAAATCCAGATCCCATTGGAGCTGCAAAAGATATTCGTGAAACCTTCGGCCGTATGGCGATGAACGATTACGAGACAGTAGCGCTTATAGCCGGTGGACATACCTTTGGAAAGACCCACGGTGCAGCTGATGCTAACGAATATGTTGGAGCAGAACCTGCAGGTGGTTCTATTGAAGAAATGGGACTTGGCTGGAAAAACAGCTTCGGAAATGGAAAGGCAGAAAATACCATAACAAGTGGAATTGAGGGAGCCTGGACTCAAACACCTACCAGGTGGAGCAATAGCTTTTTTGACAACTTATTCGGTTTTGACTGGGAATGCCATAAAGGTCCAGGTGGAGCTTTCCAATGGAAGCCTAAAGATGGCGCTGGTGCAGGAACTGTTCCCGACGCTCACGACCCGGATAAGAAACACGCTCCTTTTATGCTTACTACCGATCTTGCCTTAAAAGAAGATCCAGAATATTTGAAAGTATCCAAACATTTTCACGAAAATCCTGAGGAGTTTGCTGAAGCTTTTTCAAAAGCCTGGTATAAATTAACGCATCGTGATATGGGACCTTTATCACGCTATTTAGGTCCAGAGGTACCTTCAGAAGAACTTATCTGGCAGGATCCTGTACCAAAGGTTGATCATGAATTAATTAACGATAAAGATGTTGCAGGACTTAAGAAAAAAATCCTTGATTCAGGATTATCGGTTTCGCAACTGGTTTCTACTGCGTGGGCTTCTGCATCTACATTTAGAGGATCAGATAAACGTGGTGGTGCTAATGGAGCACGTATTCGACTTGAACCACAAAGACATTGGGAAGTTAATAATCCTCCACAATTACAGAAAGTAATAACAAAGCTTGAAGAAATTAAAAAAGAATTCAATGATGCACAATCTGGAAACAAAAAAGTTTCCGTTGCAGATCTTATTGTCCTTGGAGGATGCGTAGCAATTAAAAAAGCTGCTGCAGATGCAGGTTATGATATTGGTGTTCCATTTACTCCTGGCCGAACAGATGCGACGGCAGAGCAAACTGATGTGGAAGCATTTGAACCCCTGGAACCAAATGCAGATGGTTTCCGAAATTATGCAAGAAATAGAGATAACATCTCGGCTTCGGCTGAAGAAATGCTTGTAGATAAAGCACAGTTACTAACATTAACACCACCAGAAATGACTGTATTAGTTGGTGGGATGCGTGTCCTTGACACTAATTTTGATGGTTCGAAACATGGTGTGTTTACAGATCGTCAAGGGCAATTAACCAACGATTTCTTCAAAAATATTCTTGATATGCGAACAACCTGGAAAGCAACTTCAGACGCTCAAAACGAATTTGAAGGTAGCAATCGCTCTACAAAAGAGGTTAAATGGACAGGAAGCAGAGTAGACCTTATTTTTGGATCTAATTCAGAGCTTAGAGCCTTGGCCGAAGTTTATGGCTGTGTAGATTCAGAAGAAAAGTTTGTAAAGGACTTTGTAAAAGCCTGGGATAAGGTAATGAACCTGGATCGTTTTGATTTGGTTTAG
- a CDS encoding PIG-L deacetylase family protein, with product MGTKTNLSNKNALVIVAHPDDETLWCGGTILTHPYFNWYVISLSRGDDIERAPKFHKCLKILQANGAMGELDDSPKQKPLDNEIVKKTILSLLPNQDFDLIITHNPSGEYTRHLRHEEVSRAVLELWYEKKISTTELWTFAYEDGNKEYFSRAEEKAFQFPLPEKIWKQKYALITETYGFPIAGFEAETTPKIEAFWKFKNPEKAYEWLQQVGRLKKIQ from the coding sequence GTGGGGACTAAAACTAATTTATCTAATAAAAACGCACTGGTTATCGTTGCACATCCAGATGATGAAACTTTATGGTGCGGCGGTACTATATTAACACATCCTTATTTCAACTGGTATGTGATCTCTCTTTCTCGTGGAGACGATATAGAAAGAGCTCCAAAATTTCACAAATGCCTAAAAATTTTACAAGCTAATGGAGCAATGGGCGAGTTAGATGACAGCCCTAAACAAAAACCTTTAGATAATGAAATAGTTAAAAAGACAATATTAAGTTTACTGCCCAACCAGGATTTTGATCTAATTATCACGCATAATCCTTCAGGAGAATATACCCGGCACTTAAGACACGAAGAAGTAAGCCGGGCTGTACTTGAATTATGGTACGAAAAGAAGATTTCAACAACCGAACTCTGGACTTTTGCTTATGAAGACGGAAATAAAGAATATTTCTCAAGAGCGGAAGAAAAGGCTTTTCAGTTTCCGTTACCGGAAAAAATATGGAAGCAAAAATATGCACTTATTACCGAAACTTATGGATTTCCCATTGCAGGTTTTGAAGCCGAAACCACACCTAAAATAGAAGCTTTTTGGAAATTTAAGAATCCAGAAAAGGCTTATGAGTGGTTGCAGCAAGTTGGGAGACTGAAAAAAATACAATAA